The following coding sequences are from one Streptomyces sp. TLI_235 window:
- a CDS encoding serine phosphatase RsbU (regulator of sigma subunit) yields the protein MAGGLDGGGVLDDVVTALIDGRGTVLTWSAAAAELTGRSASEVCGRPLAEQLAGTESDGPPADGPLHLRGPTGEAVPVYCRLLPLDRPPAGGHRLLLAVRTDLAQELEQGAALLRALLAQDRIGFVLRDTDLVVERTNASPDLPSLRGMPTLPVGSTLGDVMAEPDADTSEHILRALLETGRPQAAHEQRVRSVTEPGLEWSFLVSAVRLDDRHGKPAGTAALLTDATAQWRAARRLELRHRAVAGIGVSLDVTTTAREIANVLAPAFADLVTVDLAEPVLTGDEPPKTSGGGDLHLRRAAMHSAGEIGPPGDLRTGDAIPLLPDRPQVRRLQAGHTVVLGRAELLEGLQDPELIRLIVPERAHCLAVAPLFARGLVLGTIAAWRINRTDRFDSGDSALLAEIAAHASLSVDNARRYAREHRAAVALQQRLLPRSATRTSVLETVGRYLPAADGGEIGGDWFDTILLPSLRVALVVGDVIGHGLHAAATMGRLRTAVQTLADLELPPDELLTRLDDLVARLAAEADPAHRDTIGATCLLALYDPVTRQCTLASAGHPPPVVAEPGGTARPLPVRPGPLLGVGGLPFETTTVELAPGSLLALYTDGLLVRQGGDLDSAVRTLEGRLGRLAASGQSLDAVGRELITGPGAATVADDTALLLARTSALDPDAVAEWQFPADPATVADARAAVAARLSAWGLDDLAFTTELIVSELVTNAIRYAGGPVGLRLILDTVLICEVSDPSNTQPRLRRARVTDEGGRGLFLVAQLSHRWGSRYGPTGKTIWSEQQLEA from the coding sequence ATGGCGGGAGGTCTTGACGGCGGCGGGGTCCTCGACGACGTCGTGACAGCCCTGATCGACGGCCGGGGCACGGTGCTCACCTGGTCCGCCGCCGCGGCGGAGCTCACTGGGCGGTCGGCTTCCGAGGTCTGCGGCCGGCCGCTCGCCGAACAGCTCGCGGGCACGGAGAGTGACGGGCCGCCCGCCGACGGCCCCCTGCACCTGCGCGGCCCCACCGGCGAGGCCGTCCCCGTGTACTGCCGCCTCCTGCCGCTCGACCGACCCCCGGCCGGTGGGCACCGCCTGCTGCTGGCCGTCCGCACGGACCTGGCACAGGAACTCGAACAGGGCGCCGCCCTGCTGCGCGCCCTGCTCGCCCAGGACCGGATCGGATTCGTCCTGCGCGACACCGACCTGGTGGTCGAGCGGACCAACGCCTCGCCCGACCTGCCGAGCCTGCGCGGCATGCCCACGCTGCCCGTCGGCAGCACCCTCGGCGACGTGATGGCCGAGCCCGACGCCGACACCTCCGAGCACATCCTGCGGGCCCTGCTGGAGACCGGCCGCCCGCAGGCCGCCCACGAGCAACGCGTCCGCTCGGTCACCGAACCCGGCCTCGAATGGTCCTTCCTGGTCTCCGCAGTCCGGCTGGACGACCGCCACGGGAAACCCGCTGGCACCGCCGCCCTGCTCACCGACGCCACCGCGCAGTGGCGGGCCGCCCGCCGCCTGGAGCTGCGCCACCGGGCCGTCGCCGGGATCGGCGTGTCCCTGGACGTCACCACGACCGCCCGGGAGATCGCGAACGTCCTCGCACCCGCCTTCGCCGACCTGGTGACCGTCGACCTCGCCGAGCCCGTCCTCACCGGCGACGAACCGCCGAAGACCTCCGGCGGCGGCGACCTCCACCTGCGGCGCGCCGCGATGCACTCCGCCGGCGAGATCGGCCCGCCGGGCGACCTGCGCACCGGCGACGCGATACCGCTCCTGCCGGACCGGCCGCAGGTCCGCCGCCTCCAGGCCGGCCACACCGTCGTCCTCGGCCGTGCCGAACTGCTGGAGGGTCTCCAGGACCCCGAGCTGATCCGGCTGATCGTTCCCGAGCGGGCCCACTGCCTCGCCGTCGCGCCGCTCTTCGCCCGCGGCCTGGTCCTCGGCACCATCGCCGCCTGGCGGATCAACCGCACTGACCGCTTCGACAGCGGCGACAGCGCCCTGCTCGCCGAGATCGCCGCGCACGCCTCGCTCAGCGTCGACAACGCCCGCCGCTACGCCCGTGAGCACCGCGCCGCGGTCGCCCTCCAGCAGCGCCTGCTGCCGCGCTCCGCGACCCGCACCTCCGTCCTCGAGACGGTCGGCCGCTACCTGCCCGCCGCCGACGGCGGCGAGATCGGCGGCGACTGGTTCGACACCATCCTGCTGCCCTCGCTGCGGGTCGCCCTGGTCGTCGGCGACGTCATCGGCCACGGCCTGCACGCCGCCGCCACCATGGGACGGCTCCGCACCGCCGTGCAGACCCTCGCCGACCTCGAACTGCCCCCCGACGAACTGCTCACCCGGCTCGACGACCTCGTCGCCCGCCTCGCCGCCGAGGCCGACCCCGCGCACCGCGACACCATCGGGGCGACCTGCCTGCTCGCCCTCTACGACCCCGTCACCCGGCAGTGCACCCTGGCCAGCGCCGGCCACCCGCCTCCCGTGGTCGCCGAACCGGGCGGCACCGCCCGCCCGCTCCCGGTGCGCCCCGGCCCGCTGCTCGGCGTCGGCGGCCTGCCCTTCGAGACCACCACCGTGGAACTCGCCCCCGGCTCGCTGCTCGCCCTCTACACCGACGGCCTGCTCGTCCGGCAGGGCGGCGACCTCGACTCCGCCGTCCGGACCCTCGAAGGCCGGCTCGGCCGCCTCGCCGCCTCCGGGCAGAGCCTCGACGCCGTCGGACGGGAACTGATCACCGGCCCGGGCGCCGCCACCGTCGCCGACGACACCGCCCTGCTGCTCGCCCGCACCAGCGCGCTCGACCCGGACGCCGTCGCCGAATGGCAGTTCCCCGCCGACCCCGCCACCGTCGCCGACGCCCGGGCCGCGGTCGCCGCCCGCCTCTCCGCCTGGGGGCTCGACGACCTCGCCTTCACCACCGAACTGATCGTCAGCGAGCTGGTCACCAACGCCATCCGCTACGCCGGAGGGCCGGTGGGCCTGCGGCTGATCCTGGACACCGTCCTGATCTGCGAGGTCAGCGACCCGAGCAACACCCAACCCCGGCTGCGCCGCGCCCGGGTCACCGACGAGGGCGGCCGCGGGCTGTTCCTGGTCGCCCAGCTCAGCCACCGCTGGGGGAGCCGCTACGGGCCCACCGGCAAGACCATCTGGTCGGAGCAGCAACTGGAGGCGTGA
- a CDS encoding putative transcriptional regulator, with protein MERLWSWGRPATVREVVDDLNAVRPVAYTTVNTVADILFRKGFLHRAKEGRAWVYEPVRSREAYTAEVMREVLGGAGDPRAALMLFVDGMDEGQAAVLREALADRPADGDR; from the coding sequence ATGGAACGGCTGTGGTCCTGGGGCAGACCCGCCACCGTCCGGGAGGTGGTCGACGACCTGAACGCCGTGCGCCCGGTGGCCTACACGACCGTCAACACGGTCGCCGACATCCTCTTCCGCAAGGGCTTCCTGCACCGCGCCAAGGAGGGCCGGGCCTGGGTCTACGAACCGGTCCGCTCCCGCGAGGCCTACACGGCCGAGGTGATGCGCGAGGTGCTCGGCGGGGCGGGCGACCCGCGCGCCGCCCTCATGCTGTTCGTGGACGGCATGGACGAGGGCCAGGCCGCCGTGCTGCGCGAGGCACTCGCCGACCGGCCTGCGGACGGCGACCGGTGA
- a CDS encoding putative transposase, protein MTTRQIAEDAGHARWTFRLRVSKTAAVLLEAEWGRCRWVWNECVAMSRKVHGHNRANPESKRTCGPADLDKLLTEARGAMAWLREGASVPQQQTIRDFAKSRAKALKDVRAKLPAEQRIGLPKPKRKRDSRPSLNYTRRGFRIKDGRLHLAGGIGLTVVWSRDLPADATSVRVYQDVLGHWYCSFVVPAAVEPVPETGAVIGIDWGVAETATTTSEEHDLPHPQHGKKAAADLARYQRQMARRRQPKGKAQTKGYRKARRQAAKLHMKIARQRQDTARKWAKSVVRDHDALAVEDFKPKFLARTTMAGKAADAAIGATKAALIEMGRKHGRAVHLVHPAYTTMDCAHCGVRAKHRLPLSERIYSCTACGAVSPRDKNSARVMLVRAGLNPAGVDRGSPHRPTDVAAA, encoded by the coding sequence GTGACGACGCGGCAGATCGCAGAGGACGCCGGGCATGCCCGGTGGACGTTCCGCCTGCGCGTGTCCAAGACTGCCGCTGTGCTGCTGGAAGCGGAGTGGGGGCGGTGTCGGTGGGTGTGGAACGAGTGCGTGGCGATGTCGCGCAAGGTCCACGGTCACAACCGGGCGAACCCGGAGAGCAAGCGCACCTGCGGGCCCGCTGATCTGGACAAGTTGCTGACCGAGGCACGTGGCGCAATGGCGTGGCTGCGTGAGGGTGCTTCGGTGCCTCAGCAGCAGACGATCCGGGACTTCGCGAAGTCCCGCGCGAAGGCACTCAAGGACGTCAGGGCAAAGCTGCCGGCCGAGCAGCGCATCGGACTGCCGAAGCCGAAGCGGAAGCGGGATTCGCGTCCGTCGCTGAACTACACGCGACGGGGATTCAGGATCAAGGACGGCCGGCTGCATCTCGCGGGCGGAATCGGCCTGACCGTGGTGTGGTCCCGCGACCTTCCCGCCGACGCGACCAGCGTTCGCGTGTACCAGGATGTCCTTGGGCATTGGTACTGCTCGTTCGTCGTCCCCGCCGCCGTCGAACCGGTGCCGGAGACCGGAGCGGTGATAGGCATCGACTGGGGCGTGGCGGAGACTGCCACCACGACCAGTGAGGAGCACGATCTTCCCCACCCGCAGCACGGGAAGAAGGCCGCCGCCGATCTCGCCCGCTACCAGCGGCAGATGGCCCGGCGCCGGCAGCCGAAGGGCAAGGCGCAGACGAAGGGGTACCGCAAGGCCCGGCGGCAGGCCGCCAAGCTGCACATGAAGATCGCCCGGCAGCGGCAGGACACTGCCCGAAAGTGGGCAAAGTCCGTTGTCCGCGACCATGATGCTCTGGCCGTCGAAGATTTCAAGCCGAAGTTCCTTGCCAGGACCACCATGGCCGGGAAGGCAGCCGACGCCGCCATCGGCGCGACCAAAGCGGCCCTGATCGAGATGGGGCGCAAGCACGGCCGCGCCGTCCACCTCGTACATCCCGCGTACACCACGATGGACTGCGCGCACTGCGGTGTGAGAGCCAAGCATCGCCTCCCCCTCTCCGAGAGGATCTATTCGTGCACCGCGTGCGGAGCCGTGTCCCCCAGGGACAAGAACTCCGCCCGCGTGATGCTCGTCCGGGCCGGACTCAACCCGGCTGGTGTTGATCGTGGAAGCCCGCACCGTCCGACGGACGTTGCGGCAGCGTGA
- a CDS encoding cell wall-associated NlpC family hydrolase: MGTRRKPAQPGRTRMALLTTAAAGSALLGSAGGAQAEPTADLATVKAQVDDLNEQAEASTEKYNKFKEDQQRLQKDAAQLQDQVAAAQEKMTGLREHLSAVAADQYRSGNVDPTVALMLSADPSNYLQRASAQDIAASSQSDLLHLLQEQQRRLDQRRAEATTVLAQLDQADRALSAEKKQVQSRLSEATRLLNTLSAADRAKVNGQDPRSSRASARETYTGPATGRAAAAVQFAYAQLGKPYEWGATGPSTFDCSGLTGAAWRAAGVSLPRVSQDQWNAGQHVSKANLQPGDLVFFYSDLHHVGIYIGGGKMIHAPRTGKNIEITPIEYMPYMGAVRP; this comes from the coding sequence ATGGGGACCCGACGCAAGCCCGCCCAGCCCGGCCGCACCCGCATGGCGCTGCTGACCACGGCCGCCGCCGGATCTGCGCTGCTCGGCTCGGCCGGCGGCGCGCAGGCCGAGCCGACCGCCGACCTGGCCACCGTCAAGGCCCAGGTCGACGACCTCAACGAGCAGGCCGAGGCGTCCACCGAGAAGTACAACAAGTTCAAGGAGGACCAGCAGCGGCTCCAGAAGGATGCCGCCCAGCTGCAGGACCAGGTCGCCGCGGCCCAGGAGAAGATGACGGGTCTTCGTGAGCACCTGTCGGCCGTCGCCGCCGACCAGTACCGCAGCGGCAACGTCGACCCGACGGTCGCCCTCATGCTCTCCGCCGACCCGAGCAACTATCTCCAGCGGGCTTCCGCACAGGACATCGCCGCCAGCTCCCAGAGCGACCTGCTGCACCTGCTCCAGGAGCAGCAGCGCCGGCTGGACCAGCGGCGCGCCGAGGCGACCACCGTCCTGGCCCAGCTCGACCAGGCCGACCGGGCGCTGTCCGCCGAGAAGAAGCAGGTGCAGTCGCGGCTGTCCGAGGCCACCCGACTGCTGAACACGCTGTCGGCGGCCGATCGCGCCAAGGTCAACGGCCAGGACCCGCGTTCCTCCCGCGCCTCTGCCCGGGAGACGTACACCGGCCCGGCGACCGGCCGTGCGGCGGCGGCCGTCCAGTTCGCCTACGCCCAGCTCGGCAAGCCCTACGAATGGGGCGCCACCGGGCCCAGCACCTTCGACTGCTCGGGCCTGACCGGAGCCGCCTGGCGGGCCGCAGGTGTCTCCCTGCCCCGGGTCTCCCAGGACCAGTGGAACGCCGGCCAGCACGTCTCCAAGGCCAACCTGCAGCCGGGCGACCTGGTGTTCTTCTACTCCGACCTGCACCACGTCGGCATCTACATCGGCGGCGGCAAGATGATCCACGCCCCGCGCACCGGCAAGAACATCGAGATCACGCCGATCGAGTACATGCCGTACATGGGCGCCGTGCGGCCCTGA
- a CDS encoding protein kinase-like protein encodes MDGAGRGYLWLAAEAPSAGLFDLPVVSAATLVAVVVALAVRAVSWPLLTRSRQGLRNRALAAEAADPSEDLPLHPGAVAGERLLAVVVAAVTLLLVLKVFDPVHLYPVWPASPLSFGPDYSPVGERLAGHLVSAVPLLLGWLWLWYANRRELWTTGTASVLWNAPATRRTIAVGLGAGALLGVLVLPLGVVAALLALQLAEFAVGRRRRGAAAPDPGTPPPVAPDRSTPSAAPAAPVRTPPQTAAPAASAVPHQLLRSHEPRRLGDYHLLGRIGAGGMGTVYLARREGSATQVALKTINPELIEDEQLLRRFEREAEVLAMVPGAYTARVLDAGVAEGRPYLAMELLDGRPLDAHLRDLGPIGSPEALRALALALAAALAGVHRLGLVHRDLKPANIMLTSAGPRLLDFGIAAIVDGTRLTRTGGGPGTLTYMAPEQFGDDPVGAPADVWAWACCVVCAAHGASPFAAASTGAVIRRIVDSGPDRAAIDALAARDPALADVVRRSLAPEPADRPADGAALLVRLNGPQGPGHTAPDARALGDEITRGWRTLVL; translated from the coding sequence ATGGACGGTGCTGGGCGGGGGTACCTGTGGCTCGCCGCGGAGGCGCCGTCGGCGGGGCTGTTCGACCTGCCGGTGGTGAGCGCGGCCACGCTGGTCGCGGTGGTGGTGGCGCTGGCCGTGCGCGCCGTCTCCTGGCCGCTGCTGACGCGCAGTCGCCAGGGCCTGCGGAACCGGGCGCTGGCCGCCGAGGCGGCCGATCCGTCCGAGGACCTGCCGCTGCACCCCGGTGCGGTGGCCGGGGAGCGCCTGCTGGCGGTGGTGGTGGCTGCCGTCACCTTGCTGCTGGTGCTGAAGGTCTTCGACCCGGTCCACCTCTACCCGGTCTGGCCCGCCAGCCCGCTGTCGTTCGGCCCGGACTACTCGCCCGTCGGCGAGCGCCTGGCCGGTCATCTCGTGTCGGCCGTCCCGCTCCTGCTGGGCTGGCTGTGGCTCTGGTACGCCAACCGGCGCGAGCTGTGGACCACCGGCACGGCTTCGGTGCTCTGGAACGCCCCGGCGACGCGCCGCACCATCGCCGTCGGCCTCGGGGCGGGCGCCCTGCTCGGCGTCCTGGTGCTGCCGCTCGGTGTCGTCGCGGCGCTGCTGGCCCTGCAACTCGCGGAGTTCGCGGTCGGCCGCCGCCGGCGGGGTGCCGCCGCGCCCGACCCGGGCACGCCACCCCCTGTCGCGCCCGACCGGAGCACGCCGTCCGCCGCCCCGGCGGCCCCGGTCCGGACACCGCCGCAGACCGCCGCGCCCGCGGCCTCCGCCGTACCCCACCAGCTGCTGCGCTCGCACGAGCCGCGCCGGCTCGGCGACTACCACCTGCTGGGCCGGATCGGCGCGGGCGGCATGGGGACGGTGTACCTCGCCCGCCGCGAGGGCTCGGCCACCCAGGTGGCACTGAAGACCATCAACCCCGAACTGATCGAGGACGAGCAGCTGCTGCGCCGCTTCGAGCGGGAGGCCGAGGTGCTCGCCATGGTGCCCGGCGCCTACACCGCCCGGGTCCTCGACGCGGGCGTCGCGGAGGGGCGGCCCTATCTGGCGATGGAGCTGCTGGACGGCCGTCCGCTCGACGCTCACCTGCGCGACCTGGGCCCGATCGGGTCGCCCGAGGCGCTGCGGGCGCTGGCCCTCGCGCTCGCCGCGGCCCTGGCCGGTGTGCACCGGCTGGGCCTGGTGCACCGCGACCTCAAGCCGGCGAACATCATGCTGACCTCGGCCGGGCCGCGGCTGCTCGACTTCGGGATCGCGGCGATCGTCGACGGCACCCGGCTGACCCGGACCGGTGGCGGCCCCGGCACCCTGACCTACATGGCGCCCGAGCAGTTCGGCGACGATCCGGTGGGCGCGCCCGCCGACGTCTGGGCCTGGGCCTGCTGCGTGGTGTGCGCCGCGCACGGGGCCAGCCCGTTCGCGGCGGCGAGCACCGGCGCCGTGATCCGCCGGATCGTCGACTCCGGACCCGACCGGGCGGCCATCGACGCGCTGGCCGCCCGGGACCCCGCGCTGGCCGACGTGGTCCGCCGGTCCCTCGCCCCCGAGCCGGCGGACCGCCCGGCCGACGGCGCCGCCCTGCTCGTCCGGCTCAACGGCCCGCAGGGCCCCGGGCACACTGCCCCGGACGCCCGCGCGCTCGGCGACGAGATCACCCGCGGCTGGCGCACCCTCGTCCTCTGA
- a CDS encoding peptidase M48-like protein: MTATAVLAALTAAAGWWAPARLERAAWTLRAPRAAAALWCALLGFCATALAMGLHQALTGGHGSGWLLGPLTGTPGPYRAEGLAGHTEAFALAALVLGVAGGVAAAGCARAARARARHRRLLDLVARPDADGTLLVEDPRPAAWCVPGRGGRIVLTRGAAVALTDRQRAAVIAHERAHLAGRHHLLVAGVRALGRPLAWLPLARAAARRVPVLCEMAADDAAVRSVGRDAVARALCRVAAHPAPEGTLAAGAEAALERVRRLTHPRTALSAPARTACWIAVATLPVLPLLIGCGP, encoded by the coding sequence GTGACCGCCACCGCGGTCCTCGCCGCACTCACCGCGGCCGCCGGCTGGTGGGCCCCGGCCCGGCTGGAGCGGGCCGCCTGGACCCTGCGGGCACCGCGGGCCGCCGCCGCCCTGTGGTGCGCACTGCTCGGCTTCTGCGCGACCGCCCTCGCCATGGGGCTGCACCAGGCCCTGACCGGCGGGCACGGCTCCGGCTGGCTGCTCGGCCCGCTCACCGGCACCCCCGGCCCGTACCGGGCGGAGGGTCTGGCCGGGCACACCGAGGCCTTCGCTCTGGCCGCCCTGGTCCTGGGCGTGGCCGGGGGCGTCGCCGCCGCGGGCTGCGCGCGGGCCGCCCGGGCCCGGGCGAGGCACCGGCGGCTGCTCGACCTGGTCGCCCGCCCCGACGCCGACGGCACCCTGCTGGTCGAGGACCCACGGCCGGCCGCCTGGTGCGTGCCCGGCCGCGGCGGTCGGATCGTCCTCACCCGGGGCGCCGCCGTGGCGCTCACCGACCGGCAGCGGGCCGCGGTCATCGCGCACGAACGCGCCCACCTGGCGGGCCGCCATCACCTCCTGGTGGCCGGCGTCCGCGCGCTGGGCCGCCCGCTGGCCTGGCTGCCGCTGGCCCGCGCCGCCGCCCGCCGGGTTCCGGTGCTGTGCGAGATGGCCGCGGACGACGCGGCGGTCCGCTCCGTCGGCCGGGACGCCGTGGCCCGCGCGCTCTGCCGGGTCGCCGCCCACCCCGCACCTGAGGGAACCCTCGCCGCCGGCGCCGAGGCCGCCCTCGAACGGGTCCGCCGGCTGACCCACCCGCGGACCGCCCTCTCCGCACCCGCCCGGACCGCCTGCTGGATCGCGGTGGCCACCCTGCCCGTGCTCCCCCTGCTCATTGGCTGCGGCCCCTGA
- a CDS encoding Sap-like sulfolipid-1-addressing protein, with protein MGDAIGSMLVSAVGIAISPAALIAVVLLLATPRGRTNGPAFAAGWVVGLSGVVGLVVAAGAGLGGGSGRPTWAFWLRLALGGVLVLLAARQWRARPRAGHVTPPPRWMQAVDRFTAGRSFGLAVTLVVAKPKNLALAVGGAASVAASGAGPGGAAVAAALMVVIGSLCTLLPLGVGLLGGSGAARLLGEWKAWTGAHNAAVTATVSAVLGVAYLGDALTGLS; from the coding sequence ATGGGTGACGCGATCGGCTCGATGCTGGTCTCGGCCGTGGGTATCGCGATCAGCCCGGCGGCCCTGATCGCGGTCGTCCTCCTGCTGGCCACCCCGCGGGGTCGCACCAACGGGCCGGCCTTCGCCGCCGGGTGGGTGGTCGGCCTGTCCGGCGTGGTCGGCCTGGTGGTCGCGGCCGGTGCCGGGCTCGGCGGCGGCAGCGGGCGGCCGACCTGGGCGTTCTGGTTGCGGCTCGCGCTCGGCGGAGTCCTGGTGCTGCTCGCGGCCAGGCAGTGGCGCGCACGGCCCCGCGCGGGCCACGTCACCCCGCCGCCGCGCTGGATGCAGGCCGTCGACCGGTTCACCGCGGGCCGGTCCTTCGGCCTCGCGGTGACCCTGGTCGTCGCCAAGCCCAAGAACCTGGCCCTCGCGGTCGGCGGCGCCGCGTCCGTGGCGGCGAGCGGCGCCGGACCCGGCGGTGCGGCGGTCGCGGCTGCGCTGATGGTGGTGATCGGCTCGCTCTGCACCCTGCTGCCGCTCGGTGTCGGCCTGCTCGGCGGGAGCGGCGCGGCCCGCCTCCTCGGCGAGTGGAAGGCCTGGACGGGCGCCCACAACGCCGCCGTCACGGCCACCGTGTCGGCCGTCCTCGGTGTCGCCTACCTCGGCGACGCCCTCACCGGCCTGTCCTGA
- a CDS encoding TetR family transcriptional regulator, translating to MTDSQGLSRAEAAAAKRRRLTAAAAKVLHEKGVERTAIADIAQAAGVPVGNVYYYFKTKDELVEAALAEQTGHLDALTARLGELPDARDRLKGLVTAWVDQRDTTARFGCPTGTLAAEIDKRPPGGLDESAARVVRRLLAWAADQFRQLGLPDPDGHAVTLVGAYQGMSLLANALRDPEIMTREGARLLDWLAGLPAGTPG from the coding sequence GTGACTGACTCACAGGGCCTGTCGAGAGCCGAAGCAGCCGCCGCCAAGCGACGGCGCCTGACCGCCGCCGCCGCGAAAGTGCTGCACGAGAAGGGCGTCGAGCGCACCGCGATCGCCGACATCGCCCAGGCCGCCGGCGTGCCGGTGGGCAACGTGTACTACTACTTCAAGACCAAGGACGAACTCGTCGAGGCCGCCCTCGCCGAACAGACCGGACACCTCGACGCCCTCACCGCGCGGCTCGGCGAGCTGCCCGACGCCCGCGACCGTCTCAAGGGCCTGGTGACGGCCTGGGTCGACCAGCGCGACACCACCGCCCGCTTCGGCTGCCCCACCGGCACCCTCGCCGCCGAGATCGACAAACGTCCTCCGGGTGGCCTCGACGAGTCCGCAGCGCGGGTCGTCCGCCGGCTCCTCGCCTGGGCCGCCGACCAGTTCCGGCAGCTCGGCCTGCCCGATCCCGACGGACACGCCGTCACCCTCGTCGGCGCCTACCAGGGAATGTCCCTGCTGGCCAACGCCCTGCGCGACCCGGAGATCATGACGAGGGAGGGCGCCCGCCTGCTCGACTGGCTGGCCGGCCTGCCCGCCGGCACCCCCGGCTGA
- a CDS encoding membrane-bound lytic murein transglycosylase B, giving the protein MTVGRKWAGLLRAAAAAVVLAAVAAPSGPAGPERAEPVGAVGAAVSAESTALPMDGGGRRAWPQPPAAAAPVAPAAPAGNWAAVPEPADGPAGLPATVFAAYRNAAAAVAVSDPGCHLPWELLAAIGRVESGHADGGRVRADGTTATPILGPALDGNGFAAIADTDGGAVDGDARWDRAVGPMQFIPSTWAQWGADGNGDGRRDANNVHDAALAAGRYLCAGSRDLAEPAQLDAAILGYNHSAEYLRTVKGWLAHYRSGAVATPDVVLPPRPAVHTPAPASSPSVSPTAPAGQPSPSPTAQPSPSPTTAKPTPVATPGGGASPSPSSCPTVPAPTASASPTAMPTSTGTPTVSPAPTATPSPTAAPSPSGSPTAAPSPSGSPSPSATVPTGCPSPDTVHPSATASATAAH; this is encoded by the coding sequence ATGACGGTGGGGCGGAAGTGGGCGGGGCTGCTGCGGGCCGCGGCCGCGGCGGTGGTACTGGCGGCGGTGGCCGCGCCGAGCGGACCGGCCGGTCCGGAGCGGGCGGAGCCGGTCGGGGCGGTCGGGGCGGCGGTGTCCGCCGAGTCGACCGCGCTGCCGATGGACGGCGGCGGGCGCCGGGCCTGGCCGCAGCCCCCGGCGGCCGCGGCGCCGGTCGCGCCCGCGGCACCGGCCGGAAACTGGGCGGCCGTGCCGGAGCCGGCCGACGGTCCGGCCGGCCTGCCGGCCACCGTCTTCGCCGCCTACCGCAATGCGGCGGCCGCCGTCGCCGTCTCCGATCCCGGCTGTCACCTGCCGTGGGAGCTGCTGGCCGCGATCGGCCGGGTCGAGTCCGGCCACGCGGACGGCGGCCGGGTCCGCGCCGACGGCACCACGGCCACCCCGATCCTCGGCCCGGCACTGGACGGCAACGGCTTCGCGGCGATCGCCGACACCGACGGCGGCGCCGTCGACGGCGACGCGCGCTGGGACCGCGCGGTCGGCCCGATGCAGTTCATCCCCTCCACCTGGGCGCAGTGGGGTGCGGACGGCAACGGCGACGGGCGCCGGGACGCCAACAACGTCCACGATGCCGCGCTCGCGGCCGGCCGCTACCTGTGCGCCGGCTCGCGCGACCTGGCCGAGCCGGCGCAGCTCGATGCGGCGATCCTCGGCTACAACCACTCCGCCGAGTACCTGCGCACCGTCAAGGGCTGGCTGGCGCACTACCGTTCCGGCGCGGTAGCCACCCCGGACGTCGTGCTGCCGCCCCGCCCCGCGGTGCACACGCCGGCGCCGGCATCCAGCCCCTCCGTCTCGCCGACCGCCCCGGCCGGCCAGCCCTCGCCCTCGCCGACGGCGCAGCCGAGCCCGTCGCCGACCACCGCGAAGCCCACTCCCGTCGCCACGCCGGGCGGCGGGGCCTCGCCGTCGCCGAGTTCCTGCCCCACCGTGCCCGCTCCGACCGCCTCGGCGTCGCCCACGGCCATGCCGACATCGACCGGCACTCCCACGGTGTCCCCCGCACCGACCGCGACGCCGTCGCCGACCGCGGCACCCTCGCCCTCGGGCTCGCCCACGGCCGCCCCCTCGCCGTCGGGTTCGCCGTCGCCGTCCGCGACGGTGCCGACCGGCTGTCCGTCGCCCGACACCGTCCACCCCTCGGCCACGGCCTCCGCCACCGCCGCGCACTGA
- a CDS encoding RimJ/RimL family protein N-acetyltransferase: MDTYLETERLALRRFTADDADLLIELDSDPAVMRYLTGGRPTAPELVRERHLPNILAGYEKWGGDLGLFAAHEKDGDAFIGWFVLRPEPEGPPDEVELGYRLRRAAWGRGYATEGSRALLGKAFTELGVRTVWAETMSVNHGSRNVMKKLDMTLADTIPTPSDMEMIEGSEHGGVRYEITKEQWEQQ; encoded by the coding sequence GTGGACACCTACCTGGAGACCGAGCGCCTGGCCCTGCGCCGCTTCACCGCCGATGACGCGGACCTGCTGATCGAGCTGGACAGCGACCCGGCGGTGATGCGCTACCTGACCGGCGGCCGTCCGACCGCGCCGGAGCTCGTCCGCGAGCGCCACCTGCCGAACATCCTCGCCGGCTACGAGAAGTGGGGCGGCGACCTCGGACTGTTCGCCGCGCACGAGAAGGATGGCGACGCGTTCATCGGCTGGTTCGTCCTGCGCCCCGAGCCGGAGGGCCCGCCGGACGAAGTCGAACTCGGCTACCGCCTGCGGCGGGCGGCTTGGGGCAGGGGTTATGCCACCGAGGGCTCGCGGGCCCTGCTGGGCAAGGCGTTCACGGAGCTCGGTGTGCGCACGGTCTGGGCCGAGACGATGTCCGTGAACCACGGTTCGCGCAACGTCATGAAGAAGCTCGACATGACGCTCGCGGACACCATCCCCACCCCCTCCGACATGGAGATGATCGAGGGCTCCGAGCACGGAGGCGTACGGTACGAGATCACCAAGGAGCAGTGGGAGCAGCAGTAG